From a region of the Neodiprion fabricii isolate iyNeoFabr1 chromosome 7, iyNeoFabr1.1, whole genome shotgun sequence genome:
- the LOC124186948 gene encoding transmembrane protein 192 — protein MVSLVRDRPNTSGSGAVFFAASMNMDDDEYLQPVITSQEEDNFHKLDTIPYTLVALVFGVALEITGIAFISFWPEESNKCDTYFVLLYLHCAYWLLVMLLDHILKSKHHHLRISGYLDFYQSTYPHIRAPFFVASLWNVAYLLLATILHHTHKMDYEKYCRASEWLTPMNYILLLTTLELSIIVPVYVNYIRRVRRFNRLRPPPDVTREEWLSSFTQDSYAGGGEVGCQQKGSNLAELLEKQADLIRYLRDHNVKLSHRMMMLADQRRPREP, from the exons ATGGTCAGCCTCGTGCGTGATCGGCCGAACACTTCTGGAAGC GGCGCCGTATTTTTTGCCGCTTCTATGAACATGGACGACGACGAATATCTGCAACCTGTTATCACCTCGCAGGAGGAAGACAACTTTCACAAATTGGACACGATCCCGTACACTTTAGTCGCCCTCGTATTTGGC GTTGCCTTGGAAATAACTGGGATAGCCTTTATCTCGTTCTGGCCTGAGGAATCAAACAAATGCGACACATATTTCGTACTATTGTATCTCCACTGCGCCTACTGGCTCCTGGTAATGCTGCTCGATCATATTCTCAAATCGAAACATCATCATTTGAGGATAAGCGGCTACTTGGACTTCTATCAGTCGACTTACCCGCACATAAGGGCTCCGTTTTTCGTCGCCTCACTTTGGAACGTCGCTTACCTTTTGCTCGCAACAATCCTACATCATACGCACAAAATGGACTATGAGAAATACTGCAGAGCTTCGGAGTGGCTTACGCCGATGAACTACATATTGCTTCTCACCACTTTGGAGCTTTCGATAATCGTTCCTGTCTACGTCAATTATATCA GACGAGTTAGGCGCTTCAATCGATTGAGACCACCACCAGATGTCACCCGTGAGGAATGGCTGTCGTCGTTCACCCAAGACTCGTACGCCGGTGGCGGGGAGGTTGGCTGTCAGCAGAAGGGATCGAACTTGGCTGAATTACTCGAGAAGCAAGCCGATCTGATTAGGTACTTGCGCGATCACAATGTTAAACTCAGCCACAGGATGATGATGCTCGCGGACCAACGGAGACCCAGAGAACCGTAA
- the LOC124186940 gene encoding uncharacterized protein LOC124186940 isoform X1 codes for MSKSSEEAGANGPPQDGSGENGGQKDANGIYENRAGTKKIVRVVTVMAYVFSVSFTAILLSAYYVFIWEPPNPKMIQRSRLVSDSHIYLTHYLPDSRENSSEGEPLAATKIDDDLEEKLNLFERITLRKGRQMRSDDGSQRRPNFDDRDNFVGLKYSTTPLADLRGDVSLSSVYLATTASPAGDLSLLETSGTSSRKTEPGENSSPTEFDAPNRATSVKVRVTTAYSRASVYAKPTPGDSGVPRDEPEDDVEEGKKSSNLRRIANETARESGGEDKSNIPERLPGITFFATDETNLSTPRPDASSKPSAPSAVDLRGIIYAGLRSKVGNYSHFEVRPGGTVKGNGDAIGDERRGTEAATPGMPSVSNLDENFYDEILEERDDRPALKKDGDDASTTLSKDQQFYAGRNARDRILKRK; via the exons ATGAGCAAGTCGTCGGAAGAAGCCGGTGCCAACGGACCTCCGCAGGACGGATCGGGGGAAAACGGTGGCCAGAAAGACGCGAACGGTATTTATGAAAACCGTGCGGGGACGAAGAAGATAGTTCGCGTGGTCACGGTAATGGCCTACGTATTTTCCGTGAGTTTTACCGCGATTCTTTTGAGTGCCTATTACGTGTTCATCTGGGAGCCACCGAACCCGAAAATGATACAGCGAAGCCGACTGGTCAGCGATTCTCACATCTATCTGACCCATTATTTGCCAGATTCGCGAGAGAACTCTTCGGAGGGGGAGCCGCTGGCGGCCACAAAAATCGACGATGATCTGGAGGAGAAGTTGAATCTCTTCGAGAGAATAACTTTGCGGAAAGGACGTCAGATGCGATCCGACGACGGTTCGCAAAGGAGGCCCAATTTCGACGATAGAGACAACTTCGTAGGATTAAAATATTCCACCACCCCCCTCGCCGACCTACGAGGCGACGTATCGTTATCCTCCGTTTATCTCGCGACGACTGCTTCGCCGGCGGGTGATTTGTCTTTGCTGGAAACCAGCGGAACATCGTCAAGAAAAACGGAGCCAGGCGAGAATTCATCGCCAACCGAATTCGACGCACCCAATCGAGCTACGTCCGTAAAAGTCCGTGTAACGACGGCCTATTCTCGAGCATCCGTTTACGCGAAGCCAACTCCCGGTGACTCGGGCGTGCCCCGCGACGAGCCCGAGGACGATGTGGAAGAAGGGAAGAAATCCAGCAATCTTCGCCGAATTGCAAATGAGACGGCACGGGAATCCGGCGGTGAGGACAAAAGCAACATACCTGAGCGGTTACCCGGAATCACGTTCTTCGCCACGGATGAAACCAACCTCTCGACGCCCCGACCAGACGCTTCGTCGAAACCATCCGCACCATCGGCGGTGGATCTGAGAGGAATCATTTATGCGGGATTACGTTCGAAAGTTGGAAACTATTCTCATTTCGAAGTCCGACCCGGCGGTACGGTGAAGGGTAACGGAG ACGCGATTGGAGACGAGAGAAGGGGGACGGAGGCGGCGACACCGGGCATGCCGTCAGTGTCCAACTTGGACGAGAATTTCTACGATGAGATTTTGGAAGAGCGCGACGATCGGCCAGCGTTGAAGAAGGACGGAGACGATGCGTCGACCACCCTCTCCAAGGATCAGCAATTTTATGCAGGGAGAAACGCGAGGGATCGCATCCTTAAGCGGAAATGA
- the LOC124186940 gene encoding uncharacterized protein LOC124186940 isoform X2, with translation MQLSRKMSAQNMMASISRTLRTRRDSKSAAANEVKFAGEESKDKLYEPKHRQKLVRVLTVVAYVISVSLAAIILSLYYMFIWKPEDRPLNATLKAERSNATSSRAGCPNYTSSPPPGAGPVPTTRHPGSTPYRDAIGDERRGTEAATPGMPSVSNLDENFYDEILEERDDRPALKKDGDDASTTLSKDQQFYAGRNARDRILKRK, from the exons ATGCAGCTGTCAAGAAAGATGAGCGCCCAGAATATGATGGCTAGTATAAGTCGTACTTTGCGTACAAGGAGAGATAGCAAATCGGCCGCCGCTAACGAGGTGAAATTTGCCGGGGAGGAGAGCAAGGACAAACTTTACGAGCCTAAGCACAGGCAGAAGCTAGTGCGGGTCTTGACGGTCGTTGCCTACGTTATTTCTGTTAGCCTAGCTGCGATTATTTTGTCCCTTTACTACATGTTCATCTGGAAACCGGAGGACCGTCCTTTAAACGCTACGCTCAAAGCAGAAAGGTCGAACGCTACGAGTAGCAGAGCCGGGTGCCCGAATTATACGAGCAGCCCGCCGCCCGGTGCGGGGCCGGTTCCCACCACTCGGCATCCCGGATCGACTCCTTACCGCG ACGCGATTGGAGACGAGAGAAGGGGGACGGAGGCGGCGACACCGGGCATGCCGTCAGTGTCCAACTTGGACGAGAATTTCTACGATGAGATTTTGGAAGAGCGCGACGATCGGCCAGCGTTGAAGAAGGACGGAGACGATGCGTCGACCACCCTCTCCAAGGATCAGCAATTTTATGCAGGGAGAAACGCGAGGGATCGCATCCTTAAGCGGAAATGA